A single window of Pontiella agarivorans DNA harbors:
- the proC gene encoding pyrroline-5-carboxylate reductase produces MKITFIGAGNMAEAIVAGIIKQNVVEAADVCVTDINEERLDHFTEQYGVGRTTDNAAAVAQADVIVLSVKPQIFPDVWPEIERALKSDALVISIMAGIPSAKIANGKPIRVVRVMPNTPALVGEGAAGIAAGEFAVEADVEIACNLLGAVGVAVVVDEKEIDAVTALSGSGPAYVFYLLESMLEAAEQMGLEKGVSRELALSTVIGAAKLMRESGEEAAGLRAKVTSKGGTTHAAISTLEEHGVKDAVVAALKAAQTRSIELANG; encoded by the coding sequence ATGAAAATTACATTTATCGGAGCGGGTAACATGGCGGAAGCCATTGTTGCGGGGATCATTAAGCAGAACGTGGTTGAAGCGGCGGATGTCTGCGTGACGGATATTAACGAAGAGCGGCTGGACCATTTTACCGAACAGTACGGCGTCGGGCGCACTACGGATAACGCGGCGGCGGTGGCGCAGGCGGATGTCATTGTGCTTTCGGTTAAACCGCAGATTTTTCCGGACGTCTGGCCGGAGATTGAGCGCGCACTTAAATCCGACGCGCTGGTGATCAGCATTATGGCCGGAATTCCTTCTGCTAAAATTGCCAATGGAAAACCGATTCGTGTGGTGAGGGTGATGCCGAATACGCCGGCGCTGGTCGGAGAAGGGGCTGCGGGGATTGCCGCCGGGGAATTTGCCGTTGAAGCGGATGTGGAAATTGCCTGCAATCTGCTCGGTGCGGTTGGCGTGGCGGTTGTGGTTGACGAGAAGGAAATCGATGCGGTCACGGCGCTGAGCGGCAGCGGTCCGGCCTATGTTTTTTATCTGCTCGAAAGTATGCTTGAAGCGGCGGAACAGATGGGATTGGAAAAAGGAGTTTCCCGTGAACTCGCGCTTTCAACGGTGATCGGAGCGGCTAAACTGATGAGGGAATCGGGCGAAGAGGCGGCCGGTCTGCGTGCAAAAGTAACATCGAAAGGCGGCACCACCCATGCCGCCATTTCAACGCTGGAAGAACACGGCGTGAAGGATGCCGTTGTGGCGGCGCTCAAAGCGGCGCAGACGCGGTCGATCGAACTGGCAAATGGCTAA
- a CDS encoding YggS family pyridoxal phosphate-dependent enzyme — MEETFSDRLERVEHRIQAACEKAGRARDSVTLLAVSKTKPPEAVRAAVDCGLRLFGENKVQEAQSKIPMSPGGLEWHLIGHLQSNKAKVAANLFQMIHSVDSLKLLQTLESHANQTLPVLLQVNIAGEAAKYGFKPEEVAGAIEAANQMSKCEVHGLMLIPPFAPDPEKTRVHFSSLRKLRDQLQDETGTPLPELSMGMSHDLEVAIEEGSTWIRIGTDLFGKRG, encoded by the coding sequence ATGGAAGAAACATTTTCAGATCGACTGGAACGGGTGGAACACAGAATTCAGGCGGCGTGTGAAAAAGCCGGCCGGGCGCGCGACAGCGTAACGCTGCTTGCGGTCTCAAAAACGAAACCGCCGGAAGCGGTGCGCGCAGCGGTTGACTGCGGACTTCGGCTTTTCGGTGAAAACAAGGTGCAGGAAGCGCAGTCCAAAATTCCGATGAGTCCCGGCGGGCTGGAATGGCATTTGATCGGGCATCTGCAGAGCAACAAGGCCAAGGTTGCAGCCAACCTTTTCCAAATGATCCATTCCGTGGATTCGCTGAAACTGCTCCAAACCCTGGAAAGTCATGCCAACCAGACCCTGCCGGTTTTGCTGCAGGTCAATATTGCCGGGGAAGCCGCAAAATACGGGTTTAAACCTGAAGAAGTGGCGGGGGCCATTGAGGCGGCCAACCAAATGAGCAAGTGCGAGGTGCACGGCCTGATGCTCATTCCGCCGTTTGCGCCTGATCCGGAAAAAACGCGTGTTCATTTTTCCAGCCTTCGGAAACTGCGCGATCAGCTGCAGGACGAAACCGGTACGCCGCTGCCCGAACTTTCCATGGGGATGTCGCACGATCTGGAAGTCGCTATTGAAGAGGGCAGCACCTGGATCCGCATCGGAACGGATCTGTTTGGGAAGAGAGGATAA
- a CDS encoding CsgG/HfaB family protein, translated as MMNKKLRSSVSCVGFILIAGCATVDKQPQAVEAPVSREAQLQAQKQQALPPKPRLKRKIAIGRFSNETRYGRSLLRDDENDPLGKQVSDILAGRLVESDRFLVFERPDINKLKTESELTGQTLNLVGVDTMIFGSLTEFGMNTTGKKGFLSSTKKQTAEASVELRLVDVKTGRIFFTAKGSGSASVESGEIAGYGSKASYDATLSDKAIDAAVSDVLNTLIRKLEEKTWKTSILTIENGQVYISGGAHQGISKGDTFAVMKRGKTVKSPQTGLDIELPASNVASIEILSLFGEDEAGEGSIARVTAGDLSAYDINDLFITEQENES; from the coding sequence ATGATGAATAAAAAGCTTAGATCTTCGGTTTCCTGCGTCGGCTTCATACTGATCGCCGGCTGTGCAACGGTTGATAAACAGCCGCAGGCGGTTGAGGCCCCGGTTTCGCGCGAGGCCCAGCTTCAAGCCCAGAAGCAACAGGCTCTTCCCCCGAAACCCCGTTTAAAACGAAAAATTGCGATCGGACGCTTCAGCAACGAAACCCGATACGGCCGCTCATTACTGCGCGACGATGAAAATGACCCGCTGGGCAAACAGGTTTCAGATATTCTGGCCGGACGGCTGGTGGAATCGGATCGTTTCCTGGTTTTTGAACGCCCGGATATCAATAAGCTGAAGACCGAAAGCGAACTGACCGGTCAAACGCTGAACCTTGTCGGCGTGGATACCATGATTTTCGGATCGCTGACAGAATTCGGAATGAATACCACCGGCAAAAAAGGCTTTCTCAGCTCCACCAAAAAACAGACGGCGGAGGCTTCGGTGGAGCTCCGGCTGGTGGATGTTAAAACCGGCCGTATCTTCTTCACCGCCAAAGGCAGCGGCTCGGCCAGTGTTGAATCCGGAGAAATTGCAGGGTACGGCAGCAAAGCCTCTTATGATGCAACCCTGAGCGATAAAGCCATTGATGCCGCCGTATCCGATGTGCTCAATACGCTGATCCGGAAGCTGGAGGAGAAAACCTGGAAAACCTCAATTCTTACGATAGAAAACGGCCAGGTCTACATCAGCGGCGGAGCCCATCAGGGCATCAGCAAGGGCGACACCTTTGCCGTCATGAAACGCGGAAAGACGGTGAAAAGTCCGCAGACCGGACTCGATATCGAACTTCCGGCTTCAAACGTGGCCTCCATTGAAATCCTTTCACTGTTCGGCGAAGACGAAGCCGGCGAAGGTTCAATCGCCCGGGTAACAGCAGGCGATCTGTCCGCTTACGATATAAACGACCTCTTCATCACGGAACAGGAGAATGAATCATGA
- a CDS encoding DUF4810 domain-containing protein, whose product MNRKLLLYCCAVPLFLSGCAAPTLFTWGNYDQWLYENYKNPKNDEVLYADLSALISDYESRKNPQTKPLAPGLYAEYGFLLMRRGENKKAIEYYNKEKALWPESAVFMDHMIQVASINTGTADGGEIHE is encoded by the coding sequence ATGAACCGAAAACTGCTTCTGTACTGTTGTGCCGTTCCGCTTTTTCTTTCCGGCTGTGCCGCCCCGACCCTTTTCACCTGGGGCAATTACGACCAGTGGTTGTATGAAAACTATAAAAACCCCAAAAACGATGAAGTGCTTTATGCCGATTTGTCCGCCCTCATTTCGGACTACGAAAGCAGAAAAAATCCGCAGACCAAACCCCTGGCGCCCGGACTGTATGCCGAATACGGCTTTCTGCTGATGCGGCGGGGGGAAAACAAAAAAGCCATCGAATATTACAACAAAGAAAAAGCACTCTGGCCGGAATCCGCAGTATTTATGGATCATATGATTCAGGTGGCCTCCATCAACACCGGCACCGCAGACGGGGGAGAAATTCATGAATAA
- a CDS encoding DUF799 domain-containing protein — MNKNIIYSLLLLLPVLLAGCSTTPPAGYDYTAFRSADPHSILIVPVVNNTVDVDAADYFLSAISQPVAERGYYVFPVNMVKRVMEEDGLADAHMVHHADPTRLAALFGADSVLYITVERWDAQYAVLATTVTVEFNYVLKDGHTGNELWSTAQKIVYQPQNSSSGNLIADLVVAAVQAAATKAAPNYMPLARQANGKAVVQTHYGLPAGPYNLKEYQNDMDRF, encoded by the coding sequence ATGAATAAGAACATCATTTATTCTCTTTTGCTTTTACTCCCCGTTCTGCTGGCGGGCTGCAGCACCACCCCGCCCGCCGGATATGACTACACCGCGTTCCGTTCAGCAGACCCGCACTCCATTCTGATCGTACCGGTGGTCAACAACACCGTCGATGTGGATGCCGCCGATTATTTTCTGTCTGCCATTTCCCAGCCGGTTGCCGAACGGGGCTACTACGTCTTTCCGGTCAACATGGTCAAACGCGTAATGGAAGAAGACGGGCTCGCCGATGCCCATATGGTGCACCATGCCGACCCGACCCGCCTGGCCGCCCTGTTCGGAGCGGATTCGGTTCTTTATATTACGGTGGAACGCTGGGACGCACAATATGCCGTACTCGCCACCACCGTGACGGTTGAATTCAATTATGTGCTGAAAGACGGCCATACCGGAAACGAACTCTGGAGTACGGCGCAGAAAATTGTCTATCAGCCGCAAAACAGCTCCAGCGGAAATCTGATCGCCGATCTGGTGGTTGCCGCCGTTCAGGCGGCCGCAACCAAAGCTGCACCCAATTACATGCCTCTTGCACGGCAGGCCAACGGAAAAGCGGTTGTCCAGACGCACTATGGTCTTCCGGCCGGTCCGTATAACCTCAAAGAATATCAGAACGATATGGATCGATTCTAA
- the holA gene encoding DNA polymerase III subunit delta, translated as MADNVYFYCGNDEYLVGTNARKKVDQICPAEEQSLSLEVIDGSASKVDEAIAAIDQCVAAFRTVGLFGGKKVVWLRDAAFLKNQVIMKNADVKRLLAELSNDLKAGLSPDQFLVVSAPGIYKVSGFYKAIKDIVEFEEFDIPERDYEARPVALKRAKSLFKREGYSIDSDAADLFIDRAGFETRQIMNEVEKLVLYKGEDKNIQLQDVQLMTAASHEAVAWDFTDAIAERKLGEAIRIFRQLLFQKQTAIGLIIQIENLFQNLLRFREYMEIGWLRMNGNRIQWANDEEIDDYFAAMPDDPRKMHWFRASKFANQAAPYTVARLAASKRLVVDTHEKMISEGSIPHELMLETLLAKLCAPPRRRR; from the coding sequence ATGGCGGATAACGTATATTTTTATTGTGGAAATGATGAATACCTGGTGGGTACGAATGCGCGGAAAAAGGTGGATCAGATCTGCCCTGCGGAGGAGCAGTCGCTCTCGCTGGAAGTGATCGACGGCAGTGCATCGAAGGTGGATGAGGCCATTGCGGCAATCGATCAGTGCGTGGCGGCATTCCGGACCGTGGGGCTTTTCGGCGGTAAAAAAGTGGTTTGGCTGCGCGATGCCGCGTTTCTGAAAAATCAGGTCATTATGAAGAATGCCGATGTGAAACGGCTGCTGGCGGAACTTTCCAATGATCTGAAGGCCGGGCTTTCGCCGGATCAGTTTCTGGTGGTTTCCGCGCCGGGGATTTACAAGGTTTCGGGTTTTTACAAGGCGATTAAGGATATCGTTGAATTCGAGGAGTTTGATATTCCCGAACGCGACTATGAGGCGCGGCCGGTGGCGTTGAAACGGGCGAAATCGTTGTTTAAGCGCGAAGGGTACAGCATCGATTCCGATGCGGCGGACCTGTTTATCGACCGGGCCGGTTTTGAAACCCGCCAGATCATGAATGAGGTGGAGAAGCTGGTGCTCTATAAAGGCGAGGATAAAAATATCCAGCTTCAGGATGTGCAGCTGATGACGGCGGCTTCTCATGAAGCGGTGGCCTGGGACTTTACGGATGCTATTGCCGAGCGGAAACTCGGGGAGGCGATCCGGATTTTCCGGCAGCTGCTTTTCCAGAAACAGACGGCCATCGGTCTGATTATCCAGATTGAAAATCTGTTTCAGAATCTACTGCGGTTCCGGGAATATATGGAGATCGGCTGGCTTCGCATGAACGGCAACCGGATCCAGTGGGCGAACGACGAAGAGATTGATGATTATTTTGCGGCCATGCCAGATGATCCGCGGAAAATGCATTGGTTCCGGGCTTCGAAATTTGCCAACCAGGCGGCTCCCTACACGGTCGCCCGCCTGGCGGCGAGCAAGCGGCTGGTGGTGGATACCCACGAAAAGATGATTTCGGAAGGATCGATCCCGCATGAGCTGATGCTTGAAACGCTGCTGGCCAAACTCTGTGCCCCACCGCGGCGCCGGCGTTAG
- a CDS encoding HIT family protein translates to MNKTIWAPWRIEYILGEKEGGCFLCRMFAENNDRENLLLKRGKTCAVVMNRYPYNSGHLMVTPYRHLDNLSELTAEERLELMDLTAEAVDILKAELHPQGLNLGFNLGEPAGAGLKDHIHQHIVPRWTGDTNFMPVLADTRVMPQALLEQYDILHPLFNPA, encoded by the coding sequence ATGAACAAAACCATCTGGGCGCCGTGGCGCATTGAATACATTCTGGGCGAAAAAGAAGGCGGCTGTTTTCTCTGCCGCATGTTCGCCGAAAACAACGACCGTGAAAACCTGCTGCTTAAACGCGGAAAAACCTGCGCCGTCGTCATGAACCGCTATCCCTACAATTCCGGACATCTGATGGTCACTCCGTACCGCCACCTTGACAATCTTTCCGAACTCACGGCTGAAGAGCGGCTCGAACTGATGGATCTCACCGCCGAAGCCGTGGATATTTTAAAGGCGGAACTGCATCCGCAAGGCCTCAACCTCGGGTTTAATCTGGGCGAACCCGCCGGAGCCGGACTGAAAGATCATATCCACCAGCACATTGTACCGCGCTGGACCGGTGATACCAATTTTATGCCCGTTCTCGCCGACACCCGCGTGATGCCGCAGGCCCTGCTCGAACAGTACGATATTCTTCACCCCCTTTTTAATCCGGCCTGA
- a CDS encoding sugar O-acetyltransferase, producing the protein MMKSEKEKMLAGELYYSMGGELAAERETARSLLKKMNIELFDDPEGRRETLRQLLPNCADDIYVTPPFYCDYGYNIHCEEKVYLNFNCVFLDVCEIRIGARTLFAPNVQLYTAGHPLSATQRAAELEFGQPITIGKDCWLGGNVIVLPGVTIGDRVVIGAGSVVTKDIPSDALAVGNPAKVIRNIEKTDAPQ; encoded by the coding sequence ATGATGAAATCCGAAAAAGAAAAAATGCTCGCCGGCGAACTCTATTATTCCATGGGCGGCGAACTGGCCGCCGAACGTGAAACGGCCCGATCGCTGCTGAAAAAAATGAATATCGAGCTGTTCGATGACCCCGAAGGACGCCGGGAAACCCTCCGGCAACTGCTGCCCAACTGCGCGGATGATATTTATGTGACCCCGCCCTTCTATTGCGATTACGGCTATAATATTCACTGCGAAGAAAAGGTTTACCTGAATTTCAACTGCGTTTTTCTCGATGTCTGCGAAATCCGCATCGGTGCACGGACCCTTTTCGCTCCGAATGTGCAGCTCTACACCGCCGGCCATCCCTTATCCGCCACGCAGCGGGCGGCCGAACTGGAATTCGGCCAACCCATCACCATCGGCAAAGACTGCTGGCTGGGCGGGAACGTCATTGTCCTTCCGGGCGTCACGATCGGTGACCGCGTGGTAATCGGTGCCGGTTCTGTCGTCACAAAAGATATCCCTTCCGATGCATTGGCCGTAGGCAATCCTGCAAAGGTCATCCGGAACATTGAGAAAACCGATGCACCGCAATGA
- a CDS encoding NUDIX hydrolase, with the protein MHRNDLLSRLRTYRKTWPNEKDTADRLIGFVETHPDCFERSLQVGHITGSAWLVNRAGTHVLLTHHRKLDMWLQLGGHADGNTDIIDAARQEALEESGIRNLTLWNPEIFDLDIHRIPERKNEPAHFHHDVRFVFQCLENEDYIVSEESHDLQWVDIQSLEKFTHEESMLRMKRKWLQLLS; encoded by the coding sequence ATGCACCGCAATGACCTGCTTTCCAGACTCCGGACCTATCGCAAAACGTGGCCGAATGAAAAAGACACAGCGGACCGGCTGATCGGTTTTGTTGAAACCCATCCCGACTGTTTTGAACGCTCCTTGCAGGTTGGCCATATTACGGGTTCCGCCTGGTTAGTTAATCGAGCCGGGACACACGTGCTTTTGACGCACCACAGAAAACTCGATATGTGGCTGCAGCTCGGCGGACATGCCGACGGCAACACCGACATCATCGATGCCGCCCGGCAGGAAGCCCTCGAAGAATCCGGAATCCGGAATCTGACCCTGTGGAATCCCGAAATCTTCGACCTCGATATTCATCGGATTCCTGAGCGTAAAAATGAACCGGCGCATTTTCACCACGATGTCCGCTTTGTGTTCCAATGCCTGGAAAACGAGGACTACATCGTATCCGAAGAATCGCACGATCTCCAATGGGTCGACATCCAATCCCTGGAAAAATTTACCCATGAAGAATCCATGCTTCGCATGAAACGGAAGTGGCTTCAATTGCTGTCATAA
- a CDS encoding type II toxin-antitoxin system RelE/ParE family toxin, with protein MNKHPKPLVWLKGEIKTPPLSKEARIEAGCLLRDLQEGIRLSLPHSRPMPAIGKRCHELRITDENSIWRIVYRIDSDAIVIADVFQKKTQQTPKRVVDESKRRLKQYDLI; from the coding sequence ATGAACAAGCACCCCAAACCGCTTGTATGGCTGAAGGGCGAAATTAAAACGCCACCCCTCAGCAAGGAAGCCCGGATTGAAGCCGGCTGCCTGCTGAGAGATTTGCAGGAAGGAATTCGTCTCTCCCTGCCCCATTCACGCCCAATGCCCGCAATCGGGAAAAGGTGCCATGAGTTGAGAATCACAGATGAAAATTCGATTTGGAGAATTGTCTACCGCATAGATTCTGATGCGATCGTCATTGCTGATGTATTTCAAAAGAAAACACAACAAACACCCAAGCGAGTGGTCGACGAAAGCAAACGCAGGCTCAAACAATACGATCTGATCTAG
- a CDS encoding helix-turn-helix domain-containing protein, with the protein MNAEQRKKLEAAGFAIGDTQEFLNLSDEEMAYIEIKRALSQHLREKRKSKKLTQSQAAKLMHTSQSRFAKMEHAEKTVSIDLLVRANLALGATPGELKHAL; encoded by the coding sequence ATGAATGCCGAACAAAGAAAAAAACTTGAAGCTGCTGGATTTGCCATAGGAGATACTCAGGAATTTCTGAATCTGAGCGATGAGGAGATGGCCTATATCGAAATTAAGCGCGCCCTCAGCCAGCACCTTCGTGAAAAACGGAAGTCGAAAAAACTTACCCAGAGCCAGGCCGCTAAACTGATGCACACCAGTCAGAGCCGTTTCGCGAAGATGGAACACGCCGAAAAAACCGTATCCATCGATCTGCTTGTGCGTGCCAATCTTGCACTCGGAGCAACCCCCGGCGAACTCAAACACGCCCTCTGA
- a CDS encoding oxidoreductase family protein, with amino-acid sequence MNQHFTAITLKATGASALTESEVIQNLWSGYGKIVRVGLEYTMEGRPPCRPGTVQSPSLQSVIVKHVQWPTRQHHPRGWNTGNSHERKVKSYQVETAFYRDFSNRCDDSCRVPECYALETRGDEVFMVMEDLDASGFHLRKSYVTEADIEACLSWLAHFHAEFMHEEPSSLWKTGTYWHLETRPDELQELDDLKLKNAAAAIDQQLKNSPFQTFVHGDAKLANFCFAENGEVAAVDFQYVGGGCGMKDVAYFISSCLSEDECEQQETRLLDVYFQCLEKALETRGKNIDFQSLEKNWRSLYPVAWTDFFRFLQGWSPGHWKIHAYSERLAREVLEQCN; translated from the coding sequence ATGAATCAACATTTTACAGCCATCACCCTCAAAGCCACCGGCGCTTCCGCCCTCACCGAATCCGAAGTGATTCAAAACCTCTGGAGCGGCTACGGAAAAATTGTGCGTGTAGGCCTGGAATATACTATGGAGGGACGACCTCCGTGTCGTCCTGGGACGGTACAGAGCCCGTCCCTCCAGAGCGTCATCGTCAAACACGTCCAGTGGCCCACCCGGCAGCACCATCCGCGCGGCTGGAACACCGGAAATTCCCACGAACGCAAAGTAAAATCCTATCAGGTCGAAACCGCATTTTATCGTGATTTTTCCAACCGCTGCGATGATTCGTGCCGCGTTCCGGAATGCTATGCCCTCGAAACCCGCGGCGATGAAGTGTTCATGGTGATGGAAGACCTCGATGCATCCGGGTTTCATTTGCGGAAAAGCTATGTGACCGAGGCCGACATCGAAGCCTGCCTTTCGTGGCTCGCCCACTTTCACGCCGAGTTTATGCACGAGGAACCTTCCAGTCTTTGGAAAACCGGCACCTACTGGCACCTCGAAACCCGCCCCGATGAATTACAGGAACTCGATGATCTGAAGCTGAAAAACGCCGCCGCTGCGATCGATCAGCAACTGAAAAATTCGCCCTTCCAGACCTTCGTGCACGGCGACGCCAAACTGGCCAATTTCTGTTTTGCGGAAAACGGCGAGGTCGCAGCCGTTGATTTTCAATATGTCGGCGGCGGATGCGGCATGAAAGACGTGGCCTATTTTATCAGCAGCTGCCTTTCAGAGGATGAATGCGAACAGCAGGAAACCCGGCTGCTTGATGTTTATTTCCAATGCCTGGAAAAGGCGCTCGAAACACGCGGAAAAAACATCGATTTCCAATCATTGGAAAAAAACTGGCGGTCGCTGTATCCCGTAGCCTGGACCGATTTTTTCCGCTTCCTGCAGGGCTGGAGTCCCGGGCACTGGAAAATCCATGCCTACAGCGAACGCCTCGCCCGCGAAGTGCTGGAACAATGTAATTAG
- a CDS encoding DUF4468 domain-containing protein, translating into MKKIYITLTVIASLLFSGCETTSISPADTDRADLQYVVTLTDHSSEDIYTGLKLWVAENLKSAKAVIDYEDKEKGIIICNGIVPNIILKSGLSSIALQAEFKMKIEVKEGKARFTFSDYGIVGRHSSTLYESEVSQIDTKLKAFETSIVEYLNAKPNNDF; encoded by the coding sequence ATGAAAAAAATATACATCACATTAACTGTCATAGCTTCCTTGCTCTTTTCTGGTTGTGAAACAACATCAATAAGTCCAGCGGATACAGACCGAGCTGATTTACAATACGTTGTTACTCTTACCGATCATTCCAGTGAAGATATTTACACTGGCCTGAAGTTATGGGTAGCTGAGAATTTAAAATCAGCCAAAGCTGTGATTGATTATGAGGATAAAGAGAAAGGGATAATAATTTGCAATGGCATTGTGCCCAATATCATCCTGAAGTCTGGATTATCATCCATCGCATTACAGGCAGAATTCAAAATGAAAATTGAAGTTAAAGAAGGCAAAGCCAGATTTACATTCAGTGACTACGGCATAGTTGGACGACACAGTTCTACCCTATACGAAAGCGAAGTCTCTCAAATTGACACGAAGCTGAAAGCATTTGAAACAAGCATCGTCGAATATTTGAATGCAAAACCTAACAATGATTTCTAA